The following are encoded together in the Thunnus albacares chromosome 7, fThuAlb1.1, whole genome shotgun sequence genome:
- the ube2na gene encoding ubiquitin-conjugating enzyme E2Na: MAGLPRRIIKETQRLLAEPVPGIKAEPDEGNARYFHVVIAGPQDSPFEGGTFKLELFLPEEYPMAAPKVRFMTKIYHPNVDKLGRICLDILKDKWSPALQIRTVLLSIQALLSAPNPDDPLANDVAEKWKSSEAEAIETAKSWTRLYAGNKNEV, from the exons ATGGCAGGACTGCCCCGCAGGATCATCAAG GAAACTCAGCGTTTGCTTGCAGAGCCTGTCCCAGGCATCAAAGCAGAGCCAGACGAAGGCAATGCCCGCTACTTTCACGTGGTCATCGCTGGACCTCAGGACTCACCTTTTGAGGGAGGCACATTTAAACTTGAACTCTTTTTACCAGAGGAATATCCCATGGCAGCTCCTAAAGTACGCTTCATGACCAAAATATATCATCCCAATGTAGACAAGCTGGGAAGAATATGTCTAGACATTTTGAAAG ATAAATGGTCGCCAGCTCTGCAGATTCGTACAGTGCTGCTATCAATCCAGGCGTTACTAAGTGCACCGAACCCTGATGATCCCCTAGCGAACGATGTTGCAGAGAAGTGGAAGTCCAGTGAAGCTGAAGCCATAGAGACAG CCAAGTCATGGACCAGGCTTTATGCTGGAAACAAAAATGAAGTGTAG